A region from the Actinoplanes sp. OR16 genome encodes:
- a CDS encoding phage tail sheath subtilisin-like domain-containing protein — protein MNLDLLPGLRVTVVPPEPGPDPARTDVAVLLGGFARGPVGVPVRVSGWTEAQQVFGPAGGPWHTPYAVRGFFANGGRTAWLIRVGGDGARTAGARWTPGRTGFGHTAYLISATSEGAWANRTRVSITFRASSVAGPPVVGFRVVTPGEPVETFPNLPTGEIVDRLAASRLIRVTPAPDAGAPPDGPRGPLSSTWQVVLGDTEATAGADPVVTAAGYTAAIGKQAELSEPALVALPDLGRDLDDSTGTALVRTLLAEIAPLRDRLAVLDVAATGADQARDWALGFAGGEDPELLRAAAVYHPAVRVPDPADPAGVLRTVPCAGHVAGLIARLDIERGPHHTPANAALLDVADLETLYPVEQEAVLAATGVNLLRAPAGRGPLVWGGRTLLTARPPLPGEPPTGGRFVAHRRLLHLLVRSIRRVAEPLVFEVAGPELRFTLVRGITSVLLAAYRSGTLAGERPEDAFAVVCDDRNNPAGADPAVVVCDVTVQPARPMEVIDLRLVLGQDRPLEVIEA, from the coding sequence ATGAACCTCGACCTGCTTCCCGGCCTGCGGGTGACCGTGGTGCCACCGGAGCCCGGACCCGACCCGGCCCGCACCGACGTGGCCGTGCTGCTGGGCGGGTTCGCGCGCGGGCCGGTCGGCGTACCGGTGCGGGTGAGCGGGTGGACCGAGGCGCAGCAGGTCTTCGGGCCGGCCGGCGGCCCGTGGCACACGCCGTACGCGGTCCGGGGGTTCTTCGCCAACGGGGGCCGCACCGCGTGGCTGATCCGGGTCGGCGGCGACGGTGCGCGAACCGCCGGGGCCCGGTGGACACCGGGCCGCACCGGGTTCGGCCACACCGCGTACCTGATCAGCGCGACCAGTGAGGGTGCCTGGGCCAACCGGACCCGTGTCTCGATCACGTTCCGGGCCAGCAGCGTCGCCGGGCCGCCGGTGGTCGGCTTCCGCGTCGTCACCCCGGGCGAACCGGTCGAGACGTTCCCGAACCTGCCGACCGGCGAGATCGTGGACCGGCTCGCCGCGTCCCGGCTGATCCGGGTCACCCCGGCGCCGGACGCCGGTGCGCCGCCGGACGGGCCGCGCGGGCCGCTCAGCAGCACGTGGCAGGTCGTGCTCGGCGACACCGAGGCCACCGCCGGCGCCGATCCGGTGGTGACCGCGGCCGGCTACACCGCGGCGATCGGCAAGCAGGCCGAACTGAGCGAGCCGGCGCTGGTCGCGCTGCCCGACCTCGGCCGCGACCTGGACGACAGCACCGGGACGGCGCTGGTACGCACCCTGCTCGCCGAGATCGCCCCGCTGCGCGACCGGCTCGCGGTGCTCGACGTCGCCGCCACCGGGGCCGATCAGGCACGCGACTGGGCGCTCGGATTCGCCGGCGGCGAGGACCCGGAACTGCTGCGCGCGGCCGCCGTCTATCACCCGGCCGTGCGGGTGCCCGACCCCGCGGACCCGGCCGGCGTGCTGCGCACCGTCCCGTGCGCGGGCCACGTGGCCGGCCTCATCGCCCGCCTCGACATCGAGCGGGGCCCGCACCACACCCCGGCCAACGCCGCGCTGCTCGACGTGGCGGACCTGGAGACGCTGTACCCCGTCGAGCAGGAGGCCGTGCTCGCGGCGACCGGGGTGAACCTGCTCCGGGCCCCGGCCGGGCGCGGGCCGCTGGTCTGGGGCGGGCGTACCCTGCTCACCGCACGGCCCCCGCTGCCCGGCGAGCCACCCACCGGCGGCCGGTTCGTCGCCCACCGGCGGCTGCTGCATCTCCTCGTCCGCTCGATCCGCCGGGTCGCCGAGCCGCTGGTCTTCGAGGTCGCCGGGCCGGAGCTGCGGTTCACGCTGGTCCGCGGGATCACCTCGGTGCTGCTCGCCGCGTACCGGTCGGGGACGCTGGCCGGGGAGCGGCCCGAGGACGCGTTCGCCGTCGTCTGCGACGACCGCAACAACCCGGCGGGCGCCGACCCGGCCGTCGTGGTCTGCGACGTCACCGTTCAGCCTGCCCGTCCCATGGAGGTCATCGACCTGCGCCTGGTGCTGGGCCAGGACCGCCCGCTGGAGGTGATCGAGGCGTGA
- a CDS encoding phage tail protein: MPPTFRADPYAAYNFQVIVTNVSDDGTAVGGAFTEVSGIELEITPIEYRTGAEDITVRKVPGLKKYTNLSFKRGITGDVAFWNWIVEALNGKVRRTAGSVILLDENRQEVMRWNFDRAWPTKYTGPSLGAGKNEIAMETLVLAVERLAIAV, translated from the coding sequence ATGCCGCCCACATTCCGTGCCGATCCGTACGCCGCCTACAACTTCCAGGTCATCGTGACGAACGTCAGCGACGACGGCACCGCCGTCGGCGGCGCCTTCACCGAGGTGTCCGGGATCGAACTGGAGATCACGCCGATCGAGTACCGGACCGGCGCCGAGGACATCACCGTCCGCAAGGTGCCCGGCCTGAAGAAGTACACCAATCTCAGCTTCAAGCGCGGCATCACCGGCGACGTCGCGTTCTGGAACTGGATCGTCGAGGCGCTCAACGGCAAGGTCCGGCGCACCGCCGGGTCGGTGATCCTGCTCGACGAGAACCGCCAGGAGGTCATGCGCTGGAACTTCGACCGGGCCTGGCCGACGAAGTACACCGGGCCCTCGCTCGGCGCCGGGAAGAACGAGATCGCGATGGAGACTCTCGTCCTGGCCGTCGAGCGCCTGGCGATCGCGGTCTAG
- a CDS encoding phage tail sheath C-terminal domain-containing protein produces MPEYLSPGVFIEEIDAGPRPIAGVSTSTAGMVGVTRRGPEDGKPRLVTSYLEFQRTFGGLLPEPSATTAARLGDAEEGGKWWAFPLAVRGFFENGGQRLYVKRVVSAEGTRATVKTGRGLRSEITQDAAPDAATIEVRHLLGFTGIGQTVAIRRGDTDAELVAEATVQSYEQGARTRVTLAAAVGTGLSAARGDYIVPASPVAAADTVTFAASSRGGWGQRVQVLVRPVAGEQLPLLPDSAAGDFFVTRLTKDVTAAAHDVFVPKADVAGVGAQEDFWVLIRGDVFQARKDAESGDDVKLTITDLPADPRWKADDPVRRVRFANEPGATALRVGGAGRLYPDALLQFDDGEKLLIRRVTQIDGDVVTVDAPLAARYFDNQRVYLVEAEAAARFTDEDGDVTDETFANLHWNATEAVGLVRTVAGRSELVTASVTAGTTLAGGSDDAGFWFAGGDAGWTSLGADGLDGFDELKVSDFVGGEDPETGLTTGIAALESIDEIAICAVPGIWSGTVQQSLIGQCEDLKDRFAVLDPRDGLTVDGIRDFRAPYDTKYAAMYYPWVVVNHPITGLPYTVPPAGHIAGVYARTDVERGVHKAPANAIVRGINLRDGLATDLTRRHQDMLNPKGINALRFFPGMGNRVWGARTLSSDSAWRYVNVRRLFIFLEESIEEGTQWVVFEPNAEPLWALVKQTVENFLDTVWRSGALAGTTPDEAYFVACDRTTMTESDQQNGRLVCVIGVAPVFPAEFVIFRIQQKTRETQPA; encoded by the coding sequence ATGCCCGAGTACCTGAGTCCCGGTGTGTTCATCGAGGAGATCGACGCCGGCCCGCGGCCGATCGCGGGCGTGAGCACCAGCACCGCCGGCATGGTGGGCGTGACCCGCCGCGGGCCGGAGGACGGCAAACCACGCCTGGTCACCAGCTATCTCGAGTTCCAGCGCACTTTCGGCGGCCTGCTTCCCGAGCCGTCGGCGACGACCGCCGCCAGGCTGGGCGACGCCGAGGAGGGCGGCAAGTGGTGGGCCTTCCCGCTCGCCGTGCGCGGCTTCTTCGAGAACGGCGGCCAGCGCCTCTACGTCAAGCGGGTGGTCAGCGCGGAGGGCACGCGCGCGACCGTGAAGACGGGCCGGGGCCTGCGCAGCGAGATCACCCAGGACGCCGCTCCGGACGCCGCCACGATCGAGGTCCGCCATCTGCTCGGCTTCACCGGCATCGGGCAGACGGTGGCGATCCGCCGCGGCGACACGGATGCGGAGCTCGTCGCGGAGGCCACCGTGCAGTCCTACGAGCAGGGCGCGCGGACCAGGGTCACCCTCGCCGCCGCGGTCGGTACCGGGCTGAGCGCCGCGCGCGGGGACTACATCGTGCCGGCGAGCCCGGTGGCGGCGGCGGACACGGTGACGTTCGCGGCGAGCAGCCGGGGCGGCTGGGGTCAGCGGGTCCAGGTGCTCGTCCGCCCGGTGGCCGGCGAGCAGCTGCCGCTGCTGCCGGACTCGGCTGCCGGCGACTTCTTCGTCACCCGGCTGACGAAGGACGTCACCGCCGCCGCGCACGACGTGTTCGTGCCGAAGGCGGACGTCGCCGGAGTCGGCGCGCAGGAGGACTTCTGGGTGCTGATCAGGGGCGACGTCTTCCAGGCCCGGAAGGACGCGGAGTCCGGCGACGACGTCAAGCTGACGATCACCGACCTGCCCGCCGATCCGCGGTGGAAGGCGGACGACCCGGTCCGCCGGGTCCGCTTCGCCAACGAGCCGGGCGCGACGGCGCTGCGGGTGGGCGGGGCGGGCCGCCTCTACCCAGACGCGCTGCTGCAGTTCGACGACGGCGAGAAGCTGCTGATCCGGCGGGTCACGCAGATCGACGGCGACGTCGTCACGGTGGACGCGCCGCTGGCCGCGCGCTACTTCGACAACCAGCGTGTCTACCTGGTCGAGGCCGAGGCGGCGGCCCGCTTCACCGACGAGGACGGCGACGTCACCGACGAGACCTTCGCCAATCTGCACTGGAACGCCACCGAGGCCGTCGGCCTGGTACGCACCGTCGCCGGCCGCTCCGAACTGGTCACCGCCTCGGTCACGGCCGGCACCACGCTCGCCGGCGGCAGTGATGACGCCGGTTTCTGGTTCGCCGGGGGCGACGCCGGCTGGACGTCGCTCGGTGCGGACGGCCTGGACGGGTTCGACGAGCTGAAGGTCAGCGACTTCGTCGGCGGCGAGGACCCGGAGACCGGCCTCACTACCGGCATCGCCGCTCTGGAGAGCATCGATGAGATCGCCATCTGCGCCGTACCGGGAATCTGGTCGGGAACCGTGCAGCAGAGCCTCATCGGGCAGTGCGAGGACCTGAAGGACCGGTTCGCCGTGCTGGACCCGCGCGACGGCCTCACCGTCGACGGCATCCGCGACTTCCGCGCGCCCTACGACACCAAGTACGCCGCCATGTACTACCCGTGGGTGGTCGTCAACCACCCGATCACCGGGCTGCCCTACACGGTGCCGCCCGCCGGGCACATCGCCGGCGTCTACGCGCGCACCGACGTGGAGCGTGGCGTCCACAAGGCCCCCGCCAACGCCATCGTGCGCGGGATCAACCTGCGCGACGGCCTGGCCACCGATCTGACCCGGCGGCACCAGGACATGCTCAACCCGAAGGGGATCAACGCGCTGCGCTTCTTCCCCGGGATGGGCAACCGGGTGTGGGGCGCCCGGACCCTGTCCTCGGACAGCGCCTGGCGCTACGTCAACGTCCGGCGCCTGTTCATCTTCCTCGAGGAGTCGATCGAGGAAGGCACCCAGTGGGTGGTGTTCGAGCCGAACGCCGAGCCGCTCTGGGCGCTCGTCAAGCAGACCGTGGAGAACTTCCTGGACACCGTGTGGCGCAGCGGCGCGCTCGCCGGCACCACCCCGGACGAGGCGTACTTCGTGGCCTGCGACCGCACCACCATGACCGAATCCGATCAGCAGAACGGCCGCCTGGTCTGCGTCATCGGGGTGGCGCCGGTGTTCCCGGCCGAGTTCGTCATCTTCCGGATCCAGCAGAAGACCCGCGAGACCCAGCCCGCGTGA
- a CDS encoding carboxypeptidase-like regulatory domain-containing protein, with protein sequence MRDRVRIEISAGWLVLWDDFHRDRYAGRIGTRLERWTGTEWLPDDARPLITTGRVLTYPGLGRRHRPRATERSLYRVHVEAPGYRPLYEPEQPDQPDQTPPDPWADRGRQKPESYGRLVFTTAADGREIDVVHYDATTPPDAGAAPKPEFLPLVPAIDFAYPPGTRVVTGRVQRPDGAGVPGVLVQAVTSSELSHGDWYERTVTDAGGRCRLALRWRGAVDEPLTLTPQRETFLVHAYESPGRSGTADVVIDPAEAQPGRPREPFVIEIAD encoded by the coding sequence ATGAGAGATCGGGTCCGGATCGAGATCAGCGCCGGGTGGCTGGTGCTCTGGGACGACTTCCACCGGGATCGGTACGCCGGGCGGATCGGCACCCGCCTGGAGCGCTGGACCGGAACCGAGTGGCTGCCGGACGACGCCCGGCCGCTGATCACCACGGGACGGGTGCTCACCTACCCGGGGCTGGGCCGGCGGCACCGTCCACGCGCGACCGAGCGCTCCCTGTACCGGGTGCACGTCGAGGCGCCCGGATACCGGCCCCTCTACGAGCCCGAGCAGCCCGATCAGCCGGACCAGACCCCGCCCGACCCGTGGGCCGACCGGGGCCGGCAGAAGCCCGAATCGTACGGGCGCCTGGTCTTCACCACAGCGGCGGACGGGCGCGAGATCGACGTCGTGCACTACGACGCGACGACCCCGCCGGACGCCGGGGCGGCGCCGAAGCCGGAATTCCTGCCCCTGGTGCCGGCGATCGACTTCGCGTATCCCCCCGGCACCCGGGTCGTCACCGGCCGGGTCCAGCGGCCGGACGGCGCGGGAGTCCCCGGCGTGCTGGTCCAGGCGGTCACCTCCAGCGAGCTCTCGCACGGCGACTGGTACGAGCGCACCGTCACCGACGCCGGGGGCCGATGCCGGCTGGCGCTGCGCTGGCGGGGCGCCGTCGACGAGCCGCTGACACTGACCCCGCAGCGCGAGACGTTCCTTGTTCACGCCTACGAGTCGCCCGGACGCTCCGGCACCGCCGACGTCGTCATCGATCCCGCGGAGGCGCAGCCGGGCCGTCCGCGCGAGCCATTCGTCATCGAGATAGCCGATTAG
- a CDS encoding DUF4255 domain-containing protein, which produces MGDHNVIADVSEILLGVLQDAVRPLGTGEPYAVLDDLSGTVPTNPAKLSLFLYEIAEDPASRNRACIRVDPIGDDPRTRVRKPPMALILRYLITAWGGNQITQHQMLGRALEALYNDAILTGSRLGKSLAGSTDSLHLTLTPLTLDQKSYVWFALQKPYRLSLNYEVRVVNLQAGERPGTGVVTGRALDSGRLREP; this is translated from the coding sequence GTGGGCGATCACAACGTCATCGCCGACGTGTCCGAGATCCTGCTCGGGGTGCTGCAGGACGCCGTCCGCCCGCTCGGCACCGGTGAGCCGTACGCGGTCCTCGACGACCTGTCCGGCACCGTCCCGACGAACCCCGCCAAACTGAGTCTCTTCCTGTACGAGATCGCCGAGGATCCCGCGTCGCGCAACCGGGCCTGCATCCGCGTCGATCCGATCGGCGACGACCCGCGCACGCGGGTGCGCAAACCCCCGATGGCGCTGATCCTGCGCTACCTGATCACCGCGTGGGGCGGTAACCAGATCACCCAGCACCAGATGCTCGGCCGGGCCCTGGAGGCGCTCTACAACGACGCGATCCTCACCGGCTCGCGGCTCGGCAAGAGCCTGGCGGGCAGCACCGACAGCCTCCATCTGACGCTCACCCCGCTCACCCTCGACCAGAAGTCGTACGTCTGGTTCGCCCTGCAGAAGCCGTACCGGCTCTCCCTCAACTACGAGGTCCGGGTCGTCAACCTGCAGGCCGGCGAGCGCCCCGGCACCGGCGTGGTGACCGGCCGCGCGCTCGACTCGGGCCGGCTGCGGGAGCCGTGA
- a CDS encoding LuxR family transcriptional regulator, which yields MLNGATVLYGRDPECRVVDELLAGLRSGVGGSLLFTGDPGIGKSALLGYAAERASPAPVLTVHGAEAERDLPFAGLHALLAPVRHLLPRIPEHQCAALSAGLGSGPQPDTDPYAVAAGTLSLLTAAEPGHGLLLVDDLDLLDQISRSAVLFVARRAAGAGVGVIATTGRGDGPYPLEPHRLEPLDDGDAGALLHHVSPVPLAGTVQHRLVRACAGLPLALVEAPGVLAPSELGGGAPLPEPLPAGPRLLHAVRRRAATLTDADWSALLVVAVAGDAGLQAVRAVLTELGLPAETLDAAEAAGMLRCHGNEVSFRDPLVQRAAYEQDDVSHRRRVHALFAEVTSGARRARHLGVATLGLDERVAAELEGTATQPYAAGTMSEAAGLLECAAELTADPAARARRAMVAAECWQLAGYPDRAARIGDGITHRSDDVGVRSDVQAMLARSDRIRARPDQARRTLRREAVRVRSLDPGRASAMLLAAADSEALAGEPRAALAAVTQAGRIGAGSGPPPDVLAGRRAAAEACAGDLAAARDLWSGCRDALDRRTCDGLLPIGWRGDLWLWYPLLLLRLGELALAAPLVEELVFEARRREIGSLLAGLLAVQAELHVRTGAWEDAQAEAAESVRRAERLGQGAYEAMARLALARIAAARGAGEECRELLARVRQLVTGLRLGGLVVLTEATEGLLELSLGDDEAAYARLAAAARSAEARDTGDLGRLSWVGDLVEAAVRAGHPGEAQRLLAAVSPAEAGSPPLRAVLRRCAGLVYPDRAAEEFRAASDTGEPFEAARARLLLGESLATLGCPGDAEPPLRQARDTFARLGARPWVSRAQRTLDRSEPASAEPPRWRVAGLTTQELRVAELVGQGATNRETAQELFLSPKTVEFHLRSVYRKLGLRSRAELAHLLGRDR from the coding sequence ATGCTCAACGGAGCAACGGTGCTCTATGGCCGCGATCCGGAGTGCCGCGTGGTGGACGAGTTGCTCGCCGGGCTACGGTCCGGGGTGGGCGGCAGCCTGCTCTTCACCGGTGATCCGGGCATCGGCAAGAGCGCCCTTCTGGGGTACGCCGCCGAGCGCGCCTCTCCCGCGCCCGTGCTGACCGTGCACGGGGCGGAGGCGGAGCGCGATCTGCCGTTCGCCGGGCTGCACGCGTTGCTGGCCCCGGTGCGCCACCTGCTGCCCCGCATCCCCGAGCACCAGTGCGCGGCCCTGTCGGCCGGTCTCGGGTCGGGCCCGCAGCCCGACACCGATCCGTACGCGGTCGCCGCCGGCACCCTGAGCCTGCTCACCGCCGCCGAACCGGGGCACGGCCTGCTGCTCGTGGACGACCTGGACCTGCTCGACCAGATCTCCCGGAGCGCGGTGCTCTTCGTGGCCAGGCGGGCGGCCGGCGCCGGCGTCGGCGTGATCGCCACGACCGGCCGCGGCGACGGACCGTACCCGCTGGAACCGCACCGCCTGGAACCGCTGGACGACGGCGACGCCGGTGCGCTGCTGCACCACGTGTCGCCGGTTCCGCTCGCCGGCACGGTGCAGCACCGCCTGGTCCGTGCCTGCGCCGGCCTGCCGCTGGCGCTGGTCGAGGCGCCCGGCGTGCTGGCGCCGTCCGAACTGGGCGGTGGGGCGCCGCTGCCCGAGCCGCTGCCGGCCGGTCCCCGGCTGCTGCACGCGGTACGCCGGCGCGCCGCCACGCTCACCGACGCGGACTGGTCGGCGCTGCTGGTGGTGGCGGTCGCCGGTGACGCCGGGCTGCAGGCCGTCCGGGCCGTGCTGACCGAGCTCGGCCTGCCCGCCGAGACGCTGGACGCGGCCGAGGCGGCCGGCATGCTCCGGTGCCACGGCAACGAGGTGAGCTTCCGCGACCCGCTGGTGCAGCGGGCCGCCTACGAGCAGGACGACGTGTCCCACCGCCGCCGGGTGCACGCCCTCTTCGCCGAGGTGACCAGCGGCGCCCGTCGTGCCCGCCACCTCGGCGTCGCCACCCTGGGGCTGGACGAGCGGGTCGCCGCCGAGCTGGAGGGCACGGCCACCCAGCCGTACGCGGCCGGGACGATGAGCGAAGCCGCCGGGCTGCTGGAGTGCGCGGCCGAGCTGACCGCCGACCCCGCGGCCCGGGCCCGGCGGGCCATGGTCGCCGCCGAGTGCTGGCAGCTCGCCGGCTACCCGGACCGGGCCGCCCGGATCGGCGACGGGATCACCCACCGCAGCGACGACGTCGGGGTCCGCTCGGACGTGCAGGCCATGCTGGCCCGCTCCGACCGCATCCGGGCACGGCCCGACCAGGCCCGGCGGACGCTGCGCCGGGAGGCCGTGCGGGTGCGCTCGCTCGACCCCGGCCGGGCCTCGGCCATGCTGCTCGCGGCGGCCGACTCGGAGGCGCTCGCCGGTGAGCCGCGGGCCGCGCTCGCCGCCGTGACGCAGGCCGGCCGGATCGGCGCCGGATCCGGGCCGCCGCCCGACGTGCTGGCCGGGCGCCGGGCCGCCGCGGAGGCCTGCGCCGGCGACCTGGCCGCGGCCCGGGACCTCTGGTCCGGGTGCCGGGACGCGCTGGACCGGCGCACCTGCGACGGCCTGCTGCCGATCGGCTGGCGCGGCGACCTGTGGCTCTGGTACCCGCTCCTGCTGCTGCGCCTCGGCGAACTCGCCCTGGCCGCCCCGCTGGTCGAGGAACTGGTCTTCGAGGCCCGCCGCCGGGAGATCGGCAGCCTGCTCGCCGGGTTGCTCGCCGTCCAGGCCGAACTGCACGTGCGCACCGGGGCGTGGGAGGACGCGCAGGCCGAGGCTGCGGAGTCGGTGCGCCGCGCCGAGCGGCTCGGGCAGGGGGCGTACGAGGCGATGGCCCGGCTGGCCCTGGCCCGGATCGCGGCCGCCCGCGGCGCCGGGGAGGAGTGCCGCGAGCTGCTGGCCCGGGTCCGGCAACTGGTCACCGGTCTGCGGCTGGGCGGCCTGGTCGTGCTCACCGAGGCGACCGAGGGGCTGCTCGAGCTGAGCCTGGGCGACGACGAGGCCGCGTACGCGAGGCTGGCCGCTGCCGCCCGCTCGGCCGAGGCCCGCGACACCGGCGACCTCGGGCGCCTGTCCTGGGTCGGCGACCTGGTGGAGGCGGCCGTCCGGGCCGGGCACCCCGGTGAGGCGCAGCGGCTGCTGGCCGCCGTGTCCCCGGCCGAGGCCGGCTCGCCACCGCTGCGCGCGGTGCTGCGCCGCTGCGCGGGACTGGTGTACCCGGACCGGGCCGCCGAGGAGTTCCGGGCCGCGTCGGACACCGGCGAGCCGTTCGAGGCGGCCCGCGCCCGGCTGCTCCTGGGCGAATCCCTTGCCACCCTGGGGTGCCCCGGCGACGCCGAGCCGCCGCTGCGGCAGGCCCGGGACACGTTCGCCCGGCTCGGCGCGCGGCCCTGGGTGAGCCGCGCCCAGCGGACCCTCGACCGGAGCGAGCCGGCCTCGGCCGAACCGCCGAGATGGCGGGTGGCCGGGCTGACCACCCAGGAGCTGCGGGTCGCCGAACTGGTCGGGCAGGGCGCCACCAACCGGGAGACCGCCCAGGAGCTGTTCCTCAGCCCGAAGACCGTCGAGTTCCATCTGCGCAGCGTCTACCGCAAGCTCGGGCTGCGCTCCCGGGCCGAGCTGGCGCACCTGCTGGGCCGGGACCGGTGA
- a CDS encoding 5'-methylthioadenosine/S-adenosylhomocysteine nucleosidase, which translates to MSAQDDVQVVVLTALPVEYDAVARHLHGRVVRRDRVGTQFEVGSITGGSRVAVAELGPGNYAAALVTSHAIEMFHPKAILFVGIAGALHSDLQLGDVVVAPRVYSYQGGMAKGDDFLARPQSYNGDWALSQSARAAARAWRAAPLSFAVHHRPIAAGEVVLNSRTHPLAEQLRRNYNDAAAIEMESAGMAHAGQMHQTPTLTVRGISDRADGGKELVDAAGSQPAAADHAAEFAMAVITDYLAGVIGSPNQVAVAGDVRRQSSHREVAAHDPATHTGPSWRRESGPLDVAWRSAITRRRQSFESPALELHLVPIDPAPHIEVRRLAALAEELAAHLPARVPVETDVDDQGARAVSSDSTSGPHGLFVGRHGQRSAWEPLPKDSMGAVLDETWLLDHLAASIITLITLSPRSAARYAPALAVMPADMLTVGRLDRMPRSHGSGFLMRAKLEVPPEESVPADDLGDLASDVAAELAARLLMAFHRGNR; encoded by the coding sequence GTGAGCGCCCAGGACGATGTGCAGGTCGTGGTTCTGACCGCACTGCCCGTGGAGTACGACGCAGTAGCACGGCACCTGCACGGTCGCGTAGTACGCCGCGATCGAGTCGGCACACAGTTCGAGGTCGGCTCGATCACTGGTGGTAGCCGTGTAGCGGTCGCCGAGCTGGGACCGGGCAATTACGCCGCAGCGCTCGTGACCAGTCATGCCATCGAGATGTTCCATCCGAAGGCGATTCTGTTCGTGGGCATCGCCGGGGCCCTGCACAGCGATCTCCAGCTCGGCGATGTAGTCGTGGCACCCAGGGTCTACTCGTATCAGGGTGGCATGGCGAAGGGCGACGATTTCCTCGCCCGCCCTCAGTCCTACAACGGAGACTGGGCGCTCAGCCAGAGCGCGCGTGCCGCAGCCCGGGCCTGGCGTGCCGCGCCACTGTCCTTCGCTGTGCACCACAGGCCTATCGCCGCAGGTGAGGTCGTGCTCAACTCGCGCACGCATCCGCTGGCCGAGCAGTTGAGGCGCAACTACAACGACGCCGCAGCGATCGAGATGGAAAGCGCCGGCATGGCTCACGCGGGCCAGATGCACCAGACACCGACACTCACCGTACGCGGTATCAGTGATCGGGCCGACGGGGGAAAGGAACTAGTCGACGCCGCAGGTTCACAGCCGGCTGCGGCCGACCATGCCGCGGAGTTCGCGATGGCCGTCATCACCGACTACCTCGCTGGGGTGATCGGTTCTCCCAACCAGGTGGCGGTTGCGGGCGACGTACGCCGGCAATCCTCGCACCGCGAGGTCGCCGCGCACGATCCCGCAACGCACACCGGGCCCTCGTGGCGCAGGGAAAGTGGGCCGCTCGATGTTGCCTGGCGGTCGGCCATCACTCGGCGAAGGCAGAGTTTCGAATCACCAGCGTTGGAGTTGCATCTGGTTCCGATCGATCCGGCGCCTCACATCGAGGTCCGCCGCCTGGCCGCCCTTGCCGAGGAACTCGCCGCCCATCTTCCGGCGAGGGTCCCGGTCGAGACCGATGTCGACGATCAGGGTGCCCGGGCGGTCTCGTCCGACAGCACCTCCGGACCGCACGGGCTGTTCGTCGGCCGCCACGGGCAGCGGTCCGCCTGGGAACCCCTTCCCAAGGATTCGATGGGCGCTGTCCTTGACGAGACCTGGCTGCTCGACCATCTGGCAGCATCGATCATCACTTTGATCACGCTCAGTCCGCGGAGTGCAGCCCGATATGCGCCTGCACTGGCTGTCATGCCGGCCGACATGCTGACCGTCGGGCGGCTCGACCGGATGCCACGCTCCCACGGAAGCGGGTTCCTGATGAGGGCCAAGCTCGAGGTCCCGCCCGAGGAATCAGTGCCGGCCGATGACCTCGGCGATCTCGCATCCGACGTGGCTGCCGAGCTGGCAGCCAGGCTGCTGATGGCCTTCCATCGGGGCAACCGCTAG
- a CDS encoding class I SAM-dependent methyltransferase: MLDTDLLAAAEAATGFMPADEGLALAEAALAAPAGPILEVGSYLGKSTLYLAAAARVKGTTVVTVDHHRGSEEHQEGWEYHDPGLVDPAVGLIDTVPGFRRTIAAAKAEDVVVAVIARSEDLARIWGTPLAFVFLDGSHTDESARRDLASWAPHLMVGGVLAIHDVFPDPADGGQAPYRIYRQAIDSGEYAELTGQGSLRLLRRKR; encoded by the coding sequence ATGCTCGATACCGACCTGCTGGCCGCCGCTGAAGCCGCGACCGGGTTCATGCCCGCCGATGAAGGGCTGGCGCTCGCCGAGGCAGCGCTCGCAGCGCCGGCCGGGCCGATCCTCGAGGTGGGCAGCTATCTGGGCAAGTCGACGCTCTACCTGGCCGCCGCGGCACGGGTCAAGGGCACCACGGTCGTCACCGTCGACCACCACCGGGGGTCGGAGGAGCATCAGGAGGGCTGGGAATATCACGACCCCGGCCTCGTCGACCCCGCTGTCGGGCTGATCGACACGGTGCCGGGCTTCCGCCGTACGATCGCTGCGGCGAAGGCCGAAGATGTGGTCGTCGCCGTCATCGCGAGGTCTGAGGATCTCGCGCGTATCTGGGGGACGCCGCTCGCGTTCGTGTTCCTCGACGGCAGCCACACCGACGAGTCGGCGCGGCGGGATCTCGCGAGCTGGGCGCCGCACCTGATGGTCGGCGGCGTCCTGGCCATCCACGACGTGTTCCCGGATCCGGCCGACGGCGGGCAGGCGCCGTACCGGATCTACCGCCAGGCGATCGACAGCGGCGAATACGCCGAGCTCACGGGGCAGGGTTCGCTGCGGCTTCTGCGCCGGAAGCGGTGA